The Micromonospora sp. WMMD961 genome has a segment encoding these proteins:
- a CDS encoding ATP-binding protein, with amino-acid sequence MSRSSTPGSPAGRPGAPTGHRAHSFDYIEDEDEVALDPALVTSPGHGAVGVFQAPRPVPRRPPPAEPSAVSAGENADIDSPFLDLFGGARPGARAVPTGPSTREQPAIPQQQAAAPTPVRPIPELEPPWTPDDQPASEGRRLDPRHVGGYPGNESLVPHQAGDRLPMLRPTDEPDPLAEGASVSKAADPAARPPGTALPARPTATPGRSAASRPPAPAAPPVDRPTGPADRPASTAPTDRPALERPQRRATGTDRPKAVGKEVAPPRGRAASRQDRPTKPTRIRAPKIKFGDRDPSVELAITEIAGHLTFTPNTVTAWYWLPEVRWAFRPDAEREALLSAISEQYAGLAGFRLHLRRTTRPFPADEWARTIDAHTAAPLADVPGTTGWADHLVAAQRHLMAVNHAEGQTYLGVTFARRSLGDSLTERMLRTFGRGTAEGERRKLGRTVEQFDEVLGAFGMRGRRVTAQELEWLLYRSVALCMAPPGTLSPVTDGRWERGDLLALTEQVERYRTPYGSTVKLVNRMTGEERHVAVLAVGRMEPLEIPERHEPWLHFHERLPWPMEISTRVDILGSGDSFRNLEHRLRMIRSQQLDYAEHGIDAPPELERLAKRALVIGDEMTTGLPVDSARAHGWHRIAVGGRTREECLERARRLIQLYSRELRISLQHPKNQDWLAREFIPGEPIANTGYVRRMPVPLLAAALPQAASNVGDRRGDLIGRTAGTCRRPVFLDLHFPMEVRERSGLAVFVAEPGGGKSTLLGALGYLAARRGVQVTLLDPSGPLARLCAMPELRPYSRVLNLTGSEHGTLAPYSLIPTPLRSEFGTGAAGDREFEIAVSNARAERRMLVQDICMMLVPPQVAREASTATLFRHAVRQVPAEETSTLDDVVSCLGRLDDDAGKELANLLLDTAEMPLAMLFFGRPPEGLLGADAALTVITMAGLRLPDLKIEREYWSAEEALALPMLHTAHRLAVRRCYGGSMSSRKLVGLDEAHFMEGWRSGRSFLVRLARDSRKWNLAALVASQNPRDILGLDVQNLVSTVFVGRIAEDAEIASEALRLLRVPVNDGYEATLASLSAADTNSASRLGFREFVMRDVDGRVQKVRVDVSYVEGLLDHLDTTPAAIAAAAGVLPSIPLPDLEA; translated from the coding sequence ATGAGCCGCTCCTCCACGCCGGGCTCACCGGCTGGCCGCCCGGGCGCGCCGACCGGTCACCGTGCGCACTCATTCGACTACATCGAGGACGAGGATGAGGTTGCCCTCGACCCCGCGCTGGTGACGTCGCCCGGCCACGGCGCGGTCGGCGTGTTCCAGGCACCCCGCCCGGTCCCTCGTCGGCCGCCACCCGCCGAGCCGAGCGCGGTCTCAGCCGGCGAGAACGCAGACATCGACTCGCCCTTCCTGGACCTCTTCGGCGGGGCCCGGCCCGGCGCACGAGCCGTTCCGACCGGCCCGAGCACCCGGGAACAGCCGGCGATCCCGCAGCAGCAGGCCGCCGCTCCGACACCGGTTCGACCGATTCCCGAACTGGAACCACCGTGGACCCCCGACGACCAGCCCGCCAGCGAGGGCCGGCGCCTCGATCCACGACACGTCGGCGGCTACCCGGGCAACGAGTCGCTGGTGCCGCACCAGGCCGGCGATCGGTTGCCGATGCTCCGGCCGACCGACGAGCCCGACCCGCTCGCCGAGGGCGCATCCGTGTCGAAGGCCGCCGATCCGGCGGCCCGGCCACCCGGCACCGCACTCCCGGCACGACCGACGGCGACGCCGGGTCGATCAGCGGCGTCACGACCGCCGGCCCCCGCAGCCCCGCCGGTGGACCGGCCAACCGGCCCCGCCGACCGTCCGGCCAGCACCGCTCCGACGGACCGGCCAGCCCTGGAGCGACCGCAACGCCGCGCCACCGGCACGGATCGACCCAAGGCGGTCGGCAAAGAGGTCGCCCCGCCCCGGGGGCGTGCCGCCAGTCGCCAGGACCGACCGACGAAGCCGACCCGGATCCGCGCGCCGAAGATCAAGTTTGGCGATCGGGACCCGTCTGTCGAGCTGGCCATCACCGAGATCGCCGGTCACCTCACCTTCACCCCCAACACGGTCACCGCCTGGTATTGGCTGCCCGAGGTCCGCTGGGCGTTCCGGCCGGACGCCGAACGCGAAGCACTGCTGTCGGCCATCTCCGAGCAGTACGCCGGTCTGGCCGGCTTCCGGCTACACCTACGCCGCACCACCCGGCCGTTCCCCGCCGACGAGTGGGCGCGCACCATCGACGCCCACACCGCCGCGCCGCTCGCCGACGTTCCCGGCACCACCGGCTGGGCCGATCACCTGGTCGCCGCCCAACGACACCTGATGGCGGTCAACCACGCCGAGGGCCAGACCTACCTGGGCGTCACCTTCGCCCGCCGGTCCCTCGGCGACTCCCTCACCGAACGGATGCTGCGCACCTTCGGTCGGGGCACCGCCGAGGGCGAACGCCGCAAGCTGGGCCGCACCGTCGAACAGTTCGACGAGGTGCTCGGTGCGTTCGGCATGCGGGGCCGACGGGTCACCGCACAGGAGTTGGAATGGCTGCTCTACCGCTCGGTGGCGCTGTGCATGGCGCCCCCCGGCACGCTCTCGCCGGTGACCGACGGGCGCTGGGAACGCGGTGACCTGCTCGCCCTGACCGAGCAGGTGGAGCGCTACCGCACCCCGTACGGTTCGACGGTCAAGCTGGTCAACCGGATGACCGGCGAGGAACGGCACGTGGCCGTGCTCGCGGTCGGCCGGATGGAGCCGTTGGAGATCCCGGAACGCCACGAGCCCTGGCTGCACTTCCACGAGCGGCTGCCCTGGCCGATGGAGATCTCCACCCGCGTCGACATCCTCGGTTCCGGCGACTCCTTCCGTAACCTCGAACACCGGCTGCGGATGATCCGCTCGCAGCAGCTCGACTACGCCGAGCACGGCATCGACGCACCCCCGGAGCTGGAACGGCTCGCCAAGCGCGCGCTGGTGATCGGCGACGAGATGACCACCGGCCTGCCGGTCGACTCGGCCCGTGCGCACGGCTGGCACCGGATCGCGGTCGGCGGCCGGACCAGGGAGGAATGCCTGGAGCGGGCCCGCCGGCTCATCCAGCTCTACTCCCGGGAGCTGCGTATCTCGCTGCAACACCCGAAGAACCAGGACTGGTTGGCCCGCGAGTTCATCCCCGGCGAGCCGATCGCCAACACCGGGTACGTCCGGCGCATGCCGGTGCCGTTGCTCGCCGCCGCGCTCCCCCAGGCCGCGTCGAACGTGGGCGACCGGCGGGGCGACCTGATCGGCCGAACCGCCGGCACCTGCCGCCGTCCGGTCTTCCTCGACCTGCACTTCCCCATGGAGGTCCGGGAACGCTCCGGGCTCGCGGTCTTCGTCGCCGAACCGGGTGGTGGCAAGTCGACCCTGCTCGGTGCACTGGGCTACCTGGCCGCCCGCAGGGGTGTCCAGGTGACCCTGCTCGACCCGTCGGGGCCCCTGGCCCGCCTCTGCGCGATGCCCGAGCTGCGGCCGTACTCCCGGGTGTTGAACCTGACCGGCTCGGAGCACGGCACCCTGGCGCCCTACTCGCTCATCCCGACGCCACTGCGCAGCGAGTTCGGCACCGGGGCAGCCGGCGACCGCGAGTTCGAGATCGCGGTGTCCAACGCCCGCGCCGAGCGGCGGATGCTGGTCCAGGACATCTGCATGATGCTCGTCCCGCCGCAGGTGGCCAGGGAGGCGTCCACCGCCACCCTGTTCCGGCACGCGGTCCGTCAGGTCCCCGCCGAGGAGACGTCCACCCTGGACGACGTCGTGAGCTGCCTCGGGCGCCTCGACGACGACGCCGGCAAGGAGTTGGCCAACCTCCTGCTGGACACCGCCGAGATGCCCCTGGCCATGCTCTTCTTCGGCCGTCCGCCGGAAGGGCTACTCGGCGCCGACGCCGCGCTCACTGTGATCACCATGGCCGGGCTGCGGTTGCCGGACCTCAAGATCGAACGCGAGTACTGGTCGGCCGAGGAGGCCCTGGCCCTGCCCATGCTGCACACCGCGCACCGGCTCGCCGTCCGGCGCTGCTACGGCGGCTCGATGTCGTCCCGGAAGCTGGTCGGCCTGGACGAGGCGCACTTCATGGAGGGCTGGCGGTCCGGTCGTTCGTTCCTGGTCCGACTCGCCCGAGACTCCCGCAAGTGGAACCTCGCCGCGCTGGTCGCCTCGCAGAACCCCCGCGACATCCTCGGCCTCGACGTGCAGAACCTCGTCTCCACCGTCTTCGTCGGCCGCATCGCCGAGGACGCCGAGATCGCCTCCGAGGCGCTGCGGCTGCTGCGGGTGCCGGTCAACGACGGATACGAGGCCACTCTGGCCTCGCTCTCCGCCGCCGACACCAACTCGGCCTCCCGCCTGGGCTTCCGTGAATTCGTGATGCGCGACGTCGACGGCCGGGTGCAGAAGGTCCGCGTCGACGTCTCGTACGTCGAAGGGCTGCTGGACCACCTCGACACGACGCCGGCCGCGATCGCTGCGGCGGCCGGAGTCCTGCCGAGCATCCCCCTGCCGGATCTGGAGGCGTGA
- a CDS encoding MFS transporter yields MARARARIASFLLALGVLAGASLSWPLIGAEAAAATPPVAQARADLCTTAEWQADFRACVQKLQTVTEDEVKCRNAPTPGTPDSGLAGWFAAAPPAEAANGVAGRYSLYGYGGYSYNTYDIDGGCASSVLHPDYKFTTTIANGEFMAATAIIGASNALRERAWDPGSMWGWADPLVEQATKAVYEKVFSVFGIITLCVVGLYLLWRSRQSDMSNAMTTAGWALLVMVAVTALAAWPVKSANIADGALVTSLGVVHDAVGPQAKEPDPGRCIDPDPNRCKDSRTPAVRASDTATETMLYRNWLRGVLGSADSETARKYGPALYDARSLTWGEAQSMRANPATREATIKAKQQQWARVAQQIQTEDPEAYEYLQGVRDMDRVGAGFIAVLAALLFAMFDLTASLLVLLGFLIFRWAVIAAPILGTVGLLRPASAGLRRLANAVVAAVFNIAIFGTGAAIYLFAVDLIMSTPTLPGWLQVVLVWLCGVVGWLLLRPYRRITQLGGKDSSEAVSSAGSWHRRFFRDMRTAARLDVAEPGGTAEPVGGRRRSPDAEQTRLRPEARREDPVPTPSAGGGGQRDAGRPDGRERSDEAPAAETRGRGRPVAPQPRRRQPATWTEPDVPAENPSFVVYRPGSTERTPDRTGPRVRSEAR; encoded by the coding sequence ATGGCGAGGGCCCGAGCGAGGATCGCGTCGTTCCTGCTCGCCCTCGGCGTACTGGCCGGGGCCTCCCTCAGCTGGCCGCTGATCGGAGCGGAGGCGGCAGCCGCAACACCACCCGTCGCCCAGGCCCGCGCCGACCTCTGCACGACCGCCGAATGGCAGGCCGACTTCCGAGCCTGCGTACAGAAGCTCCAGACAGTCACCGAGGACGAGGTCAAGTGCCGTAACGCACCGACCCCGGGTACGCCGGATTCGGGCCTCGCCGGCTGGTTCGCCGCAGCACCTCCAGCAGAAGCAGCAAACGGAGTGGCTGGCCGATACAGCCTCTACGGCTACGGTGGCTACAGCTACAACACCTATGACATCGACGGTGGCTGCGCGTCGAGTGTGCTGCATCCGGACTACAAGTTCACCACCACGATCGCCAACGGTGAGTTCATGGCCGCCACCGCAATCATCGGTGCGTCCAACGCACTTCGAGAGCGCGCCTGGGACCCCGGTTCGATGTGGGGGTGGGCCGACCCGCTGGTCGAGCAGGCCACCAAGGCCGTGTACGAGAAGGTGTTCAGCGTCTTCGGCATCATCACCCTCTGCGTCGTGGGGCTCTATCTGCTCTGGCGGTCCCGTCAGTCGGACATGAGCAACGCGATGACGACGGCAGGCTGGGCACTGCTGGTGATGGTCGCGGTCACCGCACTCGCCGCCTGGCCGGTGAAGTCCGCCAATATCGCTGACGGCGCACTTGTCACAAGTCTCGGAGTCGTACACGACGCCGTCGGCCCGCAGGCAAAGGAGCCGGACCCCGGACGGTGCATCGACCCCGACCCGAACCGCTGTAAGGATTCCCGCACCCCCGCCGTGCGAGCCAGCGACACCGCTACCGAAACCATGCTCTACCGGAACTGGCTCCGCGGGGTGCTGGGTTCGGCGGACAGCGAGACCGCCCGCAAGTATGGGCCGGCCCTGTACGACGCACGGTCTCTGACGTGGGGCGAGGCTCAATCCATGCGCGCCAACCCGGCTACCCGGGAGGCGACGATCAAGGCCAAGCAGCAGCAGTGGGCACGGGTGGCCCAGCAGATTCAGACCGAGGACCCGGAGGCGTACGAATACCTCCAGGGTGTGCGGGACATGGACCGGGTGGGCGCCGGATTCATCGCGGTACTGGCCGCGTTGCTCTTCGCGATGTTCGACCTGACGGCGTCGCTGCTGGTCCTGCTGGGCTTCCTCATTTTCCGGTGGGCGGTGATCGCGGCACCGATCCTGGGGACGGTGGGTCTGCTCCGGCCGGCGAGCGCCGGACTACGGCGGCTGGCGAACGCCGTGGTCGCTGCGGTATTCAACATCGCCATCTTCGGCACCGGGGCCGCCATCTACCTGTTCGCCGTCGATCTGATCATGAGCACTCCCACCCTGCCGGGTTGGCTTCAGGTGGTGCTGGTCTGGCTCTGCGGGGTGGTCGGCTGGCTGTTGCTGCGGCCGTACCGGCGAATCACCCAACTCGGCGGCAAGGACAGCAGCGAGGCGGTCAGCTCGGCCGGCTCCTGGCACCGCCGGTTCTTCCGCGACATGCGGACCGCCGCGCGACTGGACGTGGCAGAGCCGGGCGGAACGGCCGAACCAGTGGGCGGGCGTCGGCGGTCACCCGATGCGGAGCAGACCCGGCTCCGCCCGGAGGCCCGCCGGGAGGACCCGGTCCCCACACCGTCGGCGGGCGGCGGGGGCCAGCGTGACGCCGGACGCCCCGACGGCCGTGAACGCAGTGATGAGGCACCGGCGGCCGAGACCAGAGGCCGGGGCCGCCCCGTCGCTCCCCAGCCACGTCGTCGGCAGCCGGCAACGTGGACCGAGCCGGACGTGCCGGCCGAGAACCCGTCGTTCGTCGTCTACCGACCGGGTTCGACGGAGCGCACGCCGGACCGTACCGGACCGCGGGTGCGCTCAGAGGCGCGGTGA